From the genome of Emys orbicularis isolate rEmyOrb1 chromosome 17, rEmyOrb1.hap1, whole genome shotgun sequence, one region includes:
- the SHPK gene encoding sedoheptulokinase, translating into MMADNQAIGLSPCATPGTMCVLGIDLGTTSVKAALVIETEQGQIVAQSCSRETQAQADSLAAGAQGMEQDVQRIIKALNECLAAFPREHLQRVSRIGISGQMHGVVFWKTNQGCKWAKSGTGHTFQPGEVSHLITWQDGRCSSSFLSSLPQPQSHLSLATGFGCATIYWYLKNSPDFLKPYDAAGTIHDYVVAMLCDLERPLMSVQNAASWGYFNSRSKSWNTEILRESGFPLDLLPEVGDPGDIAGRMPHDWHGIPKGTEVGIALGDFQCSVYSCMTERTDAVLNISTSAQLTVPMPLGFQPPETPDSLSAVAYFPYFDGNYLAVAASLNGGNVLATFVDMLARWMAELGYEVLESNVYTQMINAALAQNDTRLSICPTVFGERHMPEQLASVTSITASDLSLGHVTRALCHGIIQNLHSMLPFQHLKEAGVKRILGSGSALSRNEVLKQEVEKIFPFPVIYGKDVDAAVGAAMVMLHRR; encoded by the exons ATGATGGCTGATAACCAAGCTATAGGTCTGAGTCCATGTGCCACACCTGGAACTATGTGTGTGTTGGGCATAGATCTGGGCACCACCTCCGTTAAGGCTGCCTTGGTAATAGAGACAGAGCAAGGGCAAATTGTGGCCCAGAGCTGTTCAAGGGAGACACAGGCGCAGGCTGatagcctggctgctggagcacAG GGAATGGAGCAAGATGTCCAGAGAATAATAAAAGCCTTGAATGAATGCCTTGCGGCTTTTCCCCGGGAGCACCTTCAAAGGGTTAGTCGCATTGGTATTTCAGGACAAATGCATGGGGTTGTGTTTTGGAAAACAAACCAAG GTTGCAAATGGGCCAAGAGTGGAACTGGTCACACCTTTCAGCCTGGAGAAGTTAGTCATCTGATTACGTGGCAAGATGGCCGCTGTAGCAGCAgtttcctctcttctcttcctcaACCACAGTCACATCTCAGCTTGGCTACAGGATTTGGATGTGCCACAATCTACTGGTATTTGAAGAACAG cCCAGATTTTCTGAAGCCTTATGATGCAGCTGGTACCATCCACGACTACGTGGTTGCCATGTTGTGTGACCTGGAAAGGCCACTGATGTCCGTCCAGAATGCTGCCAGCTGGGGATATTTTAATTCCAGAAGTAAAAGCTGGAATACTGAGAT TTTGAGAGAATCTGGCTTTCCCCTTGACTTGCTTCCTGAAGTGGGTGACCCTGGTGACATTGCAGGGAGGATGCCCCATGACTGGCATGGAATACCAAAGGGAACGGAAGTGGGAATTGCTCTGGGAGATTTCCAGTGCTCTGTTTATTCTTGTATGACTGAGAGGACTGATGCAG TTCTCAATATCAGCACCTCTGCTCAGCTGACAGTCCCCATGCCCTTGGGATTCCAGCCTCCAGAGACACCAGATTCCTTGTCAGCTGTTGCCTATTTTCCTTATTTTGATGGTAACTATCTGGCAGTGGCAGCATCACTCAACGGAGGAAATGTGCTGGCAACATTTGTGGATATGTTGGCACGCTGGATGGCGGAGTTGG GGTATGAAGTTCTAGAGTCcaatgtctatacacaaatgatCAACGCAGCCTTGGCCCAAAATGATACTAGACTCTCAATCTGCCCAACTGTATTTGGAGAAAGGCACATGCCTGAGCAACTGGCTTCAGTGACTAGTATCACTGCTTCTGATCTCTCTCTGGGTCATGTAACCAGAGCTTTGTGCCATGGGATCATTCAGAATCTGCATTCCATGTTGCCATTTCAACACCTGAAAGAGGCAGGAGTGAAGAGAATTCTGGGAAGTGGAAGTGCCCTTTCCAGGAATGAGGTGCTGAAGCAAGAGGTGGAGAAAATTTTTCCATTTCCTGTGATCTATGGAAAGGATGTGGATGCAGCCGTGGGTGCTGCAATGGTGATGCTGCACAGAAGATAA
- the TRPV1 gene encoding transient receptor potential cation channel subfamily V member 1 — MSSILGKMRKLGSSDVEDSEVTDEHTDGEDSILGTPESLQGSQSTKVQQLPKSNIFARRGRFGMGDSDKNMAPMDSLYQMDHVGSAPIIKFNINMERAKIYNQFSKLLSINSIASCSEKAFKFYDCRRIFDAVAQGDTSDLNDLLTYLHETRKHLTDNEFKEPETGKTCLLKAMLNLHDGKNDTIPLLLEIAEKTGNLKELVNAEYTDNYYKGQTALHIAIERRNMYLVKLLVQNGADVHARAHGEFFRKIKGKPGFYFGELPLSLAACTNQLGIVKFLLENRYHPANIAGQDSMGNTVLHALVEIADNTKDNTKFVTKVYNNILILGAKINPMLKLEEITNKKGLTPLTLAAKKGKIGIFAYILRREIKEPECRHLSRKFTEWAYGPVHSSLYDLSSIDTCEKNSVLEIIAYSSKTPNRHEMLLVEPLNRLLQDKWDRFVKRLFYFNFFVYAMHIIILTLAAYFRPVEKHGKPPFKFEYTTEECFRIIGEILSVLGGLYFFFRGIQYFLQRRPSLKTLLADSYSEVLFFVHSLFLLSSVVLYFCGQELYVASMVFSLALGWANMLYYTRGFQQMGIYSVMIEKMILRDLCRFMFVYLVFLLGFSTAVVTLIEDDYEGHENDSCLCTRSGQLKCGRTSYNSLYYTCLELFKFTIGMGDLEFTENYRFKSVFVILLVLYVILTYILLLNMLIALMGETVNKIAQESKSIWKLQRAITILNIENSYLNCMINSFRSGKRVLVGTTPDDKDDYRWCFRVDEVNWSTWNTNLGIINEEPGYSMGLKRNSSFSFKSSRVSGKNWKTLVPLLRDGSRREEAQKQPEEAKLKPILEHDYEPDDSGARKSV, encoded by the exons ATGTCATCCATCCTTGGAAAGATGAGGAAACTTGGCAGTTCTGATGTGGAGGACTCTGAAGTCACGGACGAGCACACAGATGGTGAGGATTCCATTCTGGGAACCCCTGAAAGCCTTCAGGGAAGCCAGAGCACAAAGGTACAGCAGCTGCCCAAAAGCAACATCTTCGCTAGACGAGGCCGCTTTGGGATGGGGGATAGCGATAAGAACATGGCGCCTATGGACTCCTTGTACCAGATGGACCACGTGGGGTCTGCTCCCATCATCAAGTTTAATATCAATATGGAAAGGGCAAAAATATACAATCAATTTTCCAA GCTCCTATCTATCAATTCCATTGCAAGCTGCTCAGAAAAAGCTTTCAAGTTCTATGATTGCAGAAGGATCTTTGATGCTGTGGCCCAAGGTGACACAAGTGATCTGAATGACCTGCTGACCTATCTCCATGAGACCCGGAAGCATCTCACAGACAATGAGTTCAAAG AGCCAGAAACTGGGAAAACCTGCTTATTGAAAGCCATGCTGAATCTGCATGATGGGAAGAATGATACCATTCCCCTGCTTCTGGAAATTGCGGAGAAAACCGGCAATCTGAAAGAGTTAGTTAACGCAGAATATACTGACAACTACTACAAGG GTCAGACCGCTCTCCATATTGCCATCGAGAGGAGGAATATGTACTTGGTGAAGCTCTTGGTCCAAAATGGAGCAGACGTTCATGCGAGAGCCCACGGGGAGTTCTTCAGAAAAATCAAAGGGAAACCTGGCTTTTATTTTG GTGAACTGCCTCTTTCCCTGGCTGCCTGCACCAACCAGCTAGGTATTGTGAAATTCCTCCTCGAGAATCGGTATCATCCAGCCAATATAGCTGGCCAGGACTCTATGGGCAATACAGTTCTGCACGCCCTTGTGGAGATTGCAGATAACACCAAAGATAACACCAAGTTTGTAACAAAGGTGTATAACAACATTTTGATCCTTGGTGCCAAAATTAACCCGATGCTGAAGCTGGAAGAGATCACTAACAAGAAGGGACTGACTCCTTTAACCCTGGCTGCAAAGAAAGGGAAGATAGGG ATTTTCGCCTATATCCTTAGACGAGAGATCAAAGAGCCTGAGTGTAGGCATCTGTCTAGGAAGTTCACCGAATGGGCCTATGGACCCGTCCACTCATCTCTTTATGACCTGTCCTCCATAGACACGTGTGAGAAAAACTCAGTGCTTGAGATCATTGCGTATAGCAGCAAAACACCA AATCGCCATGAGATGCTACTGGTAGAGCCCCTGAACAGGCTGCTGCAGGACAAGTGGGACCGATTCGTCAAACGCCTATTTTACTTCAACTTCTTTGTTTATGCTATGCACATTATCATACTCACCCTGGCCGCCTACTTCAGACCTGTGGAGAAACATGGAAAG CCTCCCTTCAAATTTGAATACACCACCGAGGAGTGTTTTCGTATCATTGGAGAGATCCTGAGTGTGCTGGGAGGTCTCTATTTCTTTTTCAGAGGG ATACAATATTTCCTGCAGAGGCGGCCCTCATTGAAGACTCTGCTAGCTGACAGTTACAGTGAGGTTCTTTT CTTTGTCCACTCACTGTTCCTGTTGAGTTCAGTGGTGCTGTACTTCTGTGGCCAGGAACTCTATGTGGCATCCATGGTGTTCTCCttggccctgggctgggctaACATGCTGTACTACACCCGAGGCTTCCAGCAGATGGGAATTTACTCTGTCATGATTGAGAAG ATGATCCTGAGGGATTTATGTCGCTTCATGTTTGTCTACCTAGTATTTCTCTTGGGATTTTCTACAG CTGTGGTGACTCTGATTGAAGATGACTATGAGGGACATGAAAATGACAGCTGTCTCTGCACCCGATCAGGCCAGCTGAAGTGTGGCCGCACATCATACAACAGTCTGTATTACACCTGCCTGGAGCTGTTCAAGTTCACCATTGGCATGGGAGATCTAGAGTTCACCGAGAACTACAGGTTTAAGTCTGTCTTTGTCATCCTGTTGGTCCTCTACGTCATCCTCACCTACATTCTCCTGCTCAACATGCTGATTGCGCTGATGGGGGAAACTGTGAACAAGATCGCACAAGAGAGTAAGAGCATCTGGAAACTCCAG CGAGCCATCACCATCTTGAATATCGAAAACAGCTACCTGAACTGTATGATAAACTCATTCCGATCCGGGAAGCGAGTCTTAGTGGGAACCACACCTGATGACAAGGACGATTACAGATGGTGTTTCAG AGTCGATGAGGTGAACTGGTCCACATGGAACACTAATCTGGGCATAATCAACGAGGAGCCCGGATACAGCATGGGCTTGAAGCGAAACTCAAGTTTTTCTTTTAAGTCTAGCAGAG